Part of the Candidatus Macondimonas diazotrophica genome is shown below.
CATTCCCCCAATACTTTGTCATCATGGATAAGCTCGGCTTCTATCTCCGCGTGCAATACCGGAAAATTTTTCACGGTCTTACCGCCGTTTACTTACCAAACTATTGGAGGAAATCAAACCTCTTTCCGAGCCCGCTACAAACCAAGCACGACTAATCAGCGCATCAAGCGGCCTCTGGACGGCGATGCCGCTCATAGAGAAATCGCAATCCTTCAGCGCGGTAGTGATGAAACGCCGGATCTTCGGCCAGCGCCATGCGGTCACGCGGGCGCTGCAGGTCGACCTTGAGGATCTCGCCAACGGTCGCCGACGGTCCGTTCGTCATCATGACGATTCGATCGGATAGCAGGACAGCCTCATCCATGTCGTGGGTGATCATGACCATTGTGTTACCGAGTCGAGCATGAAGATCCATGACCGTTTCCTGCAGCGTCGCGCGCGTCAACGCGTCCAGCGCACCGAATGGCTCATCCATCAACATGACCTTGGGTTCCATGGCCAGCGCGCGCGCAATTCCCACCCGCTGTTTCATGCCACCGGAGATTTCCTGGGGGCGTTTGTGCCGCGCATGGGTCATGTTCACCAACGCCAGATTGTGCTCCACCCATTCGTGCATTTCGGCGCGGGTCTTCCGGCCGCGAAACACCTGGCGCACGGCCAAGGCCACGTTTTCATAAACGCTGAGCCAGGGGAGCAGGGAATGATTCTGGAAAACGACCGCTCGCTCCGGTCCCGGGCCGCTGACCTCGCGGCCGTCCAGGATGACGCCCCCGGTGGTCGCCTGCAGCAGGCCAGCAATGATGTTCAGCACGGTGGACTTGCCGCAACCGGAATGGCCGATCAGGGAAACATATTCCCCCCGCTCGATGCTGAGATTGACATCCTTGAGCGCCGTGAACGGCCCTTGCGGCGTAGAAAACGTGATCGAAACCTGGGTCAGTTCCACGTAGGATTTGTTCATTGAAATACTCCTCTTGCCTCAGCGTGAAATCGCCGACTTGTCCCAGGAAATCCAACGCTGCAGGGAGAGCATGCATCGATCGAGAACGAAGCCGATCAGGCCGATGGTGAGAACCGCAACCATGATCCGTCCCAAGGATTGGCTGCTGCCATTTTGAAACTCATCCCAGACAAACTTGCCCAACCCCGGATTCTGAGCAAGCATCTCGGCAGCGATGAGCACCATCCAGGCGACGCCGAGCGACAATCGCAACCCGGTGAAAATCATCGGTACTGCCGAGGGCAGCACGATCTTGCGCACATGGGTTGCCCAGCTGAGCTGCAGCACACGACTCACGTTCACCAGATCCCGGTCCACACCGGCCACGCCAACTGCGGTATTGATCAGTGATGGCCACAGCGAACACAGCATCACCGTGATGGTTGAAACGAGATACGATTTACTGAACATCGGATCGTCGCTCGCGTAGACCGCGCTCACGACGAGCGTGACCAGGGGCAGCCAGGCCAGCGGAGAAACCGGCTTGAGCAGCTGGATCAATGGATTGGCGCTGGCATAAAGGCCACTGCTCAAACCAATCAGAACGCCCAACGGCACCGCGATCAAAGAAGCCAGGACGAAGCCGCTCATGACCGTGAACAGACTGGTCAGGATCTGGTCGAGAAAAGTCGGCCGCCCGATATAGGGCCGGATCCTGACCTCGGCACCGGGATTCTCGGCCAGCTTGGCGGCATTGCGCTGCTCTTGACGCTGAAGAAATGCCTCGGCCTTTTGCTGCTCGCGCAGGTACTCCTGATAAAGACCCTGCGCCTGGCGCGCGGTATCCATTGGGCCCGGAAACTGACCCAACGAGGTATCGATTCGGCTCGCCGCCACCTGCCACAGCATCAGAAATGCGAGGATGCCCAGCAAAGGCAGCAGCAACGCCCGTCCCAGAGCAACCGGCGAAATTTTTGATCGCAATGTGCCCCACTGGGCGAACTGACTCATCCGACGAATCCCTTGAAAAATGAATCCGGTGGCTGGACTGGACAGGCTTTTCACTTGTGTATTCATGGTGATGAACCTCCCGGCAGAAAAGCCGGATCGAGCACAGACCCGATCCGGCAGAATGCCGCCGCCGGTCAGGGCTTGTCGTTGCCCTTCAGTCCGATGGCGAATTTCTTCAAATACGCATTGGGTTGACTGCCGTCGTACTCGATGCCGTCAATAAACTCCGATTGCGGCGCCCGAAATCCGGATTCTTTGGCGAAATCGGGGAAATCAGAGGCCTTGAGCTTGCCTTCGGCAATCAGCTCTTTGGCCGCCTCGGCATAGATGTCGGGCCGGTAGACTTTCTTGGCGACTTCCTTGTACCAGCTGTCCGGCTTGTTCTCTTCGATCTGTCCCCATCGACGCATCTGCGTCAGATACCAGACGGCATCGGAGTAGTAGGGATAGGTCGCGTTGTAGCGGAAGAACACGTTGAAGTCGGGAACTGCCCGCTTGTCCCCTTTTTCATATTCAAAGGTGCCGGTCATGGAGTTGGCGATGACCTTGGCGTCGGCACCGACGTACTGAGGCCGCGCAAGAATCTTTACCGCGTCCATTCGATTGGCATTGTTGTTTTCATCGAGCCAGGCCGCCGCGCGGATCATGGCCTTGAGCATGGCCTTGTGCGTATTGGGATTTTTTTCGGCCCATTCCTTGGTCACACCGAAGACTTTCTCCGGATTGTTCTTCCAGATCTCATAATCGGTGATGACCGGTACGCCAATTCCCTTGAACACGGCCTGCTGATTCCAGGGCTCGCCGACGCAGTAGCCATAGATGGTTCCCGCTTCCAGCGTGGCCGGCATCTGCGGAGGTGGCGTCACCGACAGCAGTACATCCGCCTTGATCTGACCCGACGTATCGCCTTTGGACGGGGCATAGTACCCGGGGTGAATTCCGCCGGCGGCCAGCCAGTAGCGCAGCTCGTAGTTGTGCGTGGAAACGGGGAAAACCATGCCCATGTTGAAGGGCTTGCCTTCCGCACGATACTTCTGAACCACTGGCTTGAGCGCATCGGCCTTGATCGGATGCACCGGCTTACCGTCCTTCATCGGAACGTTCTTCTTCATTTCCTCCCAGACCGCATTCGACACGGTGATGCCGTTGCCGTTGAGGTCCATACTGAATGCCGTGACCATATCGGCCTGCGTGCCGAACCCGATCGTTGCGGCTAGCGGTTGGCCCGCGAGCATGTGCGCGCCGTCCAATTCGCCCGTCACCACCCGATCGAGCAGGATTTTCCAGTTGGCTTGCGCCTCCAGCGTGACGTAAAGCCCTTCATCCTCGAAGAACCCCTTTTCATAGGCGATTGCCAGCGGGGCCATATCGGTGAGTTTGATGAAGCCGAGCTTGAGATCTTCTTTTTCAAGTGCACCGCCAGCGGCGCCCGCCAGGGGGGCGGTCGCCAGACTGGTACCCAGCATGAATGCCGCCATGGCGGCTGTGGAGACGGCACGCCGGAGCGAGGCCGACAAGGAAAACGGTCTGATCATGATGACTCCTGTGAAGAGAGAGATGAATCGGAAACGGGAAACGGGACGAAGCTGCCCAGATAGCGATCAGCCGCTTGGGGGTCGAAGACTCGACCATCGAAGAACCGGTCAGGGCCCAGGATCAGGGAATGTCCCGCCTGCGCGAGCGTCCAGGGATCCGGGTGCTCGCCTTCCAACTTCGTGTCCCGCGACGGGCTGGGCCACCCTAATTCCTGAGCAGCCTCGCGATAGCGATCCGGACGGTAGACGCAGCGGGCGGCCTGCAGCCAATCGGCGGGATGCTCGATGAGCCCCCACCGCACCATCTGGGTCATGAACCACACTGCATGGGACAGCCAGGGAAAGTTCGCGGCATAGCGGGAAAAAACATGGAAATCCGGTTGCGAACGCGGCGCTGAGCCGGGTTCGTAGACCACTTCGCCGATCATGGCTCGCGCGATCAGTTCGGCCGGAACGTCGACATAGGCTTCATCCGCCAGACATTCGACGGCCTGCGGCCGGTTGACGGGGTCATCGAGCCATGCTGCCGCCTCGAGTAACGCCATGATCAGGGCGCGGTGGGTACGAGGGTGGGCATCCGCCCAAGCCTCGGTCATTCCCAACACCTTCTCTGGCGCGTTGTTCCACAACTCATGGCCGCTGATGAGGATGCACCCGCTCGCTCTGGCGACCGCCTGGCTGTTCCATGGCTCGCCGACGCAGTAACCGTCGATCAAACCGGCTTCCAGGTGATCAGCCACGCGAGGCGGTGGAATCACCACCAGGCGGACATCCCGATCCGGATCGATTCCGGCCGCAGCCAGCCAATAGCGCAATTGCAGATCATGAGCCGAGAACGAAAATACGGTGGCGAATGTCAGGGGCGGTCGCCCGGCCCGCTGATCCGCGGCGATGACGGTCTTCAGTGCGCGCGCCGTAATCGGGCGTGTTGCCATGGCGACGGGATCGGCCTCCTGCAAGCGCTGATACAGTCCCCGGGAAACGGTAATCGCATTGCCGTTCAATCCCAGACTGAAGGCGGTGGTGATCGGCCGGATGCCCGCACCAGGCACCCCTTGCCCGGCGGCCAAGGCCATCGGCGCCAGCATGTGCGCGCCATCGAGGGCGCCGCTGTCCACCTTGTCGCGAATGTTGGCCCAGGAGGGTTCGCGACATAACCGGACGTCAAGTCCGTGGCGCGCGAAGAAGCCCTGCTCCCGCGCAGCGACGAGCACGGCGCAATCCGTGAGCGGAATGAACCCCAATCTCACACAGCGCAGTTCCAAATCCCGATCAGGTGATCGACTCACGGATTCAGCCTCTCTCAGTGACCCATTGCCCATGCAAAACCCAAAAAAAAACGTCGCTGGATTCCCTTGCCTCGGGCATGGGGTCCAGGACGCCTTTGTCCTCCAAGCAATTGCGAAATTGCTGTCGTTTCCCGTTCACCCGCCTTTGGATGTTCGAGAACCGCTTATTCGTCTACGAGCACACATCGTGCCAAACCATAAATATGGACAATCAGTCGCTTATGCGACCCCACGCCCACTGAAGCGTTCTCCCTTTCGGTCGCTGTGTCCGACTTGGTGCGATGCATTCCCATGCGGCACGATCGTGGTGCACCGCCGTTCCGGATGGCCGATCAGCCATCCGGAGTGCGCATCGCTTTAGAACTTGAACTCACCCATCAGCCAGATTTTCTGCGTATCGGTGGCAAAGTCATCTGCCTGATAGTCCGCATATTTGAGGGTCAGGGAGAGATTGGACGTCACCTTCTTGGTGGCCAACAGATCCCATTCGGTCCCGTAGTCGAGATTGCCGTCATCGGACTTGAAATCATGCGCCACGGCAGTAAGCGTCACACCCATCACCGAACCGCTGACCGTCACGAAGTTATCCTGCAGGCCACGCCCCCCTGCAATCAGGTCGCCGAGGAATTTGTCAGCCCAGCCATTGAAGGCATGCTTGGTCGCCAACGGGGTCTGGAAGTTGTAAGTGCCGTCTCCGCCGAGCACTTCACGTGACAGCTTGATCGTGATCCCTGACACCACCCCGCCAAGCTCGGCGAGGTAGTAATCCGCATCGACCGTCGAATCCGATTCGCCGTAGTCGTTCTGCGCGGCGTACTCAAACGTATACAGCAACTTGCCGGAACCCACCGGAACAGCACCTTGTGCACGCAGACCCAACGTCTGGGTATCTTTGGTTGGACCGGCATCGAGGTCGTAGTCCAGCAGATAGGCATAGCCCACCAACTTGGCCCAGGGCGCGAGCTGGTAGGCTGCGTTGAACAAGTGAGCGCTGAGTTCGACTTCATCGAAGGTAATGTTCTGGACCCGGTCCAGATAGGCATAGGTCAGAACGGTATCGGGCAACGACTTGTTCTGGATGGTGAAGGCGTCAAATGTCTGCTCATTCTGGCGCCAGCCGACGTTGCCGACGAAGCGGGCGTTGTCGAGGATGAGGCGCTGGC
Proteins encoded:
- a CDS encoding ABC transporter ATP-binding protein — protein: MNKSYVELTQVSITFSTPQGPFTALKDVNLSIERGEYVSLIGHSGCGKSTVLNIIAGLLQATTGGVILDGREVSGPGPERAVVFQNHSLLPWLSVYENVALAVRQVFRGRKTRAEMHEWVEHNLALVNMTHARHKRPQEISGGMKQRVGIARALAMEPKVMLMDEPFGALDALTRATLQETVMDLHARLGNTMVMITHDMDEAVLLSDRIVMMTNGPSATVGEILKVDLQRPRDRMALAEDPAFHHYRAEGLRFLYERHRRPEAA
- a CDS encoding ABC transporter permease, with amino-acid sequence MNTQVKSLSSPATGFIFQGIRRMSQFAQWGTLRSKISPVALGRALLLPLLGILAFLMLWQVAASRIDTSLGQFPGPMDTARQAQGLYQEYLREQQKAEAFLQRQEQRNAAKLAENPGAEVRIRPYIGRPTFLDQILTSLFTVMSGFVLASLIAVPLGVLIGLSSGLYASANPLIQLLKPVSPLAWLPLVTLVVSAVYASDDPMFSKSYLVSTITVMLCSLWPSLINTAVGVAGVDRDLVNVSRVLQLSWATHVRKIVLPSAVPMIFTGLRLSLGVAWMVLIAAEMLAQNPGLGKFVWDEFQNGSSQSLGRIMVAVLTIGLIGFVLDRCMLSLQRWISWDKSAISR
- a CDS encoding CmpA/NrtA family ABC transporter substrate-binding protein; amino-acid sequence: MIRPFSLSASLRRAVSTAAMAAFMLGTSLATAPLAGAAGGALEKEDLKLGFIKLTDMAPLAIAYEKGFFEDEGLYVTLEAQANWKILLDRVVTGELDGAHMLAGQPLAATIGFGTQADMVTAFSMDLNGNGITVSNAVWEEMKKNVPMKDGKPVHPIKADALKPVVQKYRAEGKPFNMGMVFPVSTHNYELRYWLAAGGIHPGYYAPSKGDTSGQIKADVLLSVTPPPQMPATLEAGTIYGYCVGEPWNQQAVFKGIGVPVITDYEIWKNNPEKVFGVTKEWAEKNPNTHKAMLKAMIRAAAWLDENNNANRMDAVKILARPQYVGADAKVIANSMTGTFEYEKGDKRAVPDFNVFFRYNATYPYYSDAVWYLTQMRRWGQIEENKPDSWYKEVAKKVYRPDIYAEAAKELIAEGKLKASDFPDFAKESGFRAPQSEFIDGIEYDGSQPNAYLKKFAIGLKGNDKP
- a CDS encoding CmpA/NrtA family ABC transporter substrate-binding protein, with translation MSRSPDRDLELRCVRLGFIPLTDCAVLVAAREQGFFARHGLDVRLCREPSWANIRDKVDSGALDGAHMLAPMALAAGQGVPGAGIRPITTAFSLGLNGNAITVSRGLYQRLQEADPVAMATRPITARALKTVIAADQRAGRPPLTFATVFSFSAHDLQLRYWLAAAGIDPDRDVRLVVIPPPRVADHLEAGLIDGYCVGEPWNSQAVARASGCILISGHELWNNAPEKVLGMTEAWADAHPRTHRALIMALLEAAAWLDDPVNRPQAVECLADEAYVDVPAELIARAMIGEVVYEPGSAPRSQPDFHVFSRYAANFPWLSHAVWFMTQMVRWGLIEHPADWLQAARCVYRPDRYREAAQELGWPSPSRDTKLEGEHPDPWTLAQAGHSLILGPDRFFDGRVFDPQAADRYLGSFVPFPVSDSSLSSQESS
- a CDS encoding alginate export family protein; translation: MLKKNAGVKAGWVVTTALSVCSGVAWGATDPDPLTAAITGGKVDFDYRLRGEWVDQDGAAKDAEAYTGRLRLGYKTGDFHGFGAYVQMEHVDAFAGEDYNSTDNGKTQYPVVADPADTELNQAYLSYGGLPETDMKLGRQRLILDNARFVGNVGWRQNEQTFDAFTIQNKSLPDTVLTYAYLDRVQNITFDEVELSAHLFNAAYQLAPWAKLVGYAYLLDYDLDAGPTKDTQTLGLRAQGAVPVGSGKLLYTFEYAAQNDYGESDSTVDADYYLAELGGVVSGITIKLSREVLGGDGTYNFQTPLATKHAFNGWADKFLGDLIAGGRGLQDNFVTVSGSVMGVTLTAVAHDFKSDDGNLDYGTEWDLLATKKVTSNLSLTLKYADYQADDFATDTQKIWLMGEFKF